One Gloeothece verrucosa PCC 7822 DNA window includes the following coding sequences:
- a CDS encoding HNH endonuclease produces MSYVTEPLNHSVVVFSKNYLPISRVNIRRAVILLVTGKAEPMDLLSEAIWEVRSPNLVVQVPHQIRLTLNSGDRLWKIPPVNRREVLRRDKQQCQYCGSKHKLTLDHVIPRSKGGKHTWDNVVIACESCNSRKGDRTPQEAGMILKSNPKAPIHPTIAFAEQFWQQQQL; encoded by the coding sequence GTGAGCTATGTAACTGAACCCTTAAATCATTCCGTTGTGGTTTTCTCAAAAAATTACCTCCCCATCAGCCGCGTGAATATTCGACGCGCTGTTATTCTCCTGGTAACCGGCAAAGCTGAACCAATGGATCTTTTATCGGAGGCTATTTGGGAAGTCCGTTCTCCAAATTTAGTTGTACAAGTTCCTCATCAGATTCGTCTGACTCTCAATAGTGGTGATCGCCTCTGGAAAATTCCCCCAGTTAACCGACGGGAGGTACTGCGGCGCGATAAACAGCAGTGTCAATACTGTGGGAGCAAACATAAGCTCACTCTCGATCATGTGATTCCCCGAAGTAAAGGCGGAAAACACACTTGGGATAATGTAGTTATTGCTTGTGAAAGTTGTAACTCTCGTAAAGGTGATCGCACACCCCAAGAAGCCGGGATGATCTTAAAAAGTAACCCTAAAGCTCCCATTCACCCTACTATTGCTTTTGCTGAACAGTTTTGGCAACAACAGCAATTGTGA
- a CDS encoding alr0857 family protein translates to MLKLTYTESGFHLERLSQSLEEWVNTRVMLALRSGTPIYVEPSAASFLLPIDVPYLADLEKLVQREQGDILELSVCDEETVEVSLQGTWITNDPENEEGVFVCLLSDRAEFFLDKVWQEAHFGVFVVNE, encoded by the coding sequence ATGTTAAAATTAACTTATACAGAAAGCGGCTTTCATTTAGAACGCTTATCACAATCCCTAGAAGAGTGGGTGAATACTCGGGTAATGCTTGCCTTACGTTCAGGAACTCCTATCTATGTAGAACCTAGCGCGGCTTCTTTTTTACTGCCGATAGATGTGCCTTATTTAGCTGATTTAGAAAAGCTAGTTCAAAGAGAACAAGGCGACATTCTAGAGTTATCCGTCTGTGATGAAGAAACGGTTGAAGTCAGCTTACAGGGAACTTGGATCACTAATGATCCAGAAAATGAAGAAGGCGTTTTTGTTTGTCTATTGAGCGATCGCGCTGAATTCTTCCTCGATAAAGTCTGGCAAGAAGCCCATTTTGGGGTTTTCGTGGTGAATGAATAA